The Dehalococcoidia bacterium region GGCATCGGCGTCGTTCAGGGAGTGGACGACGATGCCCGGGAAGCGAGTCTCCTGCAGGGCCTGCTCCAGACGGTCGCGGGACACGCCGAAGGGGTAGAGGCGGCGCTGACGCTGGGGAGGCGGCGACACGCTGGCAGAGGCAGCGGAGGCGCTCTCAGCGAAGGGCAGCGTGCCCACACCCTCCCGGCCCCTGCGGCCCAGCGGCAACGGCTCCAGCCGCCCCTCCTGCACCACCTTCAGCTCGCCATCGGAGGTCAGCTCTCGGATCTCGGGCTGGACGGGGAAGCCACGCAGGATGGCGTCTACCGTGGCCGCCACGTCCTTGTGCACCGCCACCCGGTTGAAGCCCTGGATCTCCACCACCATATCGAAGGTCGGCGGAGCCCGCCGCTCCAGGATGGCCTTCTGGGTGCCGCGGCGGCGCGCCTCCTCGTCCGAGAGGGTGACCGACTGCACCCCACCCACCAGGTCCGAGAGGGTGGGGTTGAGGATCAGGTTGTCCAGGCTGTTGCCATGAGCGGTGGCCACCAGCTGCACGCCTCGCTCGGCGATGGTGCGGGCCGCCGCCGCCTCCAGCTCGGTGCCGATCTCGTCGATGATGATGACCTCGGGCATGTGGTTCTCCACTGCCTCGATCATCACTTGGTGCTGGAGGGTGGGACTGGGCACCTGCATGCGCCGGGCCGAGCCGATGCCGGGGTGAGGGATGTCGCCGTCACCGGCGATCTCGTTGGAAGTGTCCACGACGATGACCCGCTTCTGGAGCTCGTCGGCCAGGTAGCGCGCGGCCTCCCGCAGGAGGGTGGTCTTGCCGACCCCCGGGCGCCCCAGGAGGAGGATGCTTTTGCCCGAGGCCAGCAGGTCCTGGATGATGCGCACCGTGCCGAAGACGGCCCTGCCTACCCGCAGCGTCAGGCCGACGATGCGCCCCCGCCGGTTGCGGATGGCCGAGATGCGGTGCAGGGTGCGCTCGATGCCGGCGCGGTTGTCGGCGGTGAACTCGCCTACCCGCGACACGACGTAGTCGATGTCCTCCTGGGTCACCTCTCGCTGGCTCAGGATGACTTCCCGGCCCGGGTAGCGGGCCTGGGGCACTCGCCCCAGGTCCATGACCACCTCCAGCAACTCGTAGTTGTCGGGGCGGCCCTGCAACACC contains the following coding sequences:
- a CDS encoding AAA family ATPase, which codes for MLRITDDLEALLNVIPPDIREVLQGRPDNYELLEVVMDLGRVPQARYPGREVILSQREVTQEDIDYVVSRVGEFTADNRAGIERTLHRISAIRNRRGRIVGLTLRVGRAVFGTVRIIQDLLASGKSILLLGRPGVGKTTLLREAARYLADELQKRVIVVDTSNEIAGDGDIPHPGIGSARRMQVPSPTLQHQVMIEAVENHMPEVIIIDEIGTELEAAAARTIAERGVQLVATAHGNSLDNLILNPTLSDLVGGVQSVTLSDEEARRRGTQKAILERRAPPTFDMVVEIQGFNRVAVHKDVAATVDAILRGFPVQPEIRELTSDGELKVVQEGRLEPLPLGRRGREGVGTLPFAESASAASASVSPPPQRQRRLYPFGVSRDRLEQALQETRFPGIVVHSLNDADALITLRSYYRRRPQVVREAEERGIPIYVVKSNTVYQLEQVLLSMQRERAGDPVAAALREAEEAIGQVLQSEQPVDLTPQNAYIRRLQHMLAQRYNLASQSIGREPQRYVRILPRAPE